The nucleotide sequence ATTTTATCGGTTCCATACTATTCTTTTTTATAATAATTGCTCTGATGCAAGGATTTTCAATGCTTGCAGAAAATTTAGGTAAATTTTTGATATTAACTGGAATTTTAGGAACCATAGTTTTCTTAAAATATGAAAATAGATTAAAATATCCTCTTTTAAGGGTATCTATCTTTAAAAATAGAATCTTCACAATTTCAATACTTTCTATTCTAATAATTAATATTGGGACAACTTCAATAACTTTTTTATTGAGCCTCTATCTTCAGTATCTTAAATTATTAAGTCCTGAAGCTGCAGGGATTATATTGGTATTACAGCCCCTCTCTGTGGCAATTCTATCCCCTTTTGCAGGTAGAATGTCAGATAAAATTAACGTTCGCATAATTGCCTCAATAGGAATGACAATTACTACCATCGGACTCTATTCATTTACTTTTTTAAATGAATACACTCCTCTAAACTTCATAATTTTTGGATTAATTCTTGTTGGAATAGGGTTAGGTCTTTTTTCATCTCCTGCTACAAATGCAGCTATGAATTCTGTTAGCAAAAAAATATACGGGGCTGCTTCAGCAACCGTTTCAACAATGGTGTTTACCGGGCAGGTTCTAAGCTTAGGAGTTGTTATTCTGATTTTTGCCATATATATTGGAAATGTCCAAATAACCCCCCAATATTATCCCTTATTCCTAAAAAGCACCAATATTGCCTTTATTGTTTATACAGTAACCTGTTTTATGGCAATATTTATACTACTTTTAATGGATAACGATAAGACAGTATCTACTGAAAATAGTTGATTTCAGCCTATATTTCAAGATTACTCCTTATTTTCTCAATTATTTTCATCCGAACATTTTCTGGTATTTTACGGACCCCCTCCTTTGATTTCATTGTGCTGAAGCCAAAAAAAGGATCTTCAAAAACAAGACCTTCATATTTTACTTTTTCTCTATATCTTGGTATGAAATGCCAGTGCACATGAGGATTTGGAGGATCTTTAAGGTATGATGAATTCATAAGACATCCCCAATTAAACATTGTTGAACTAAATGCATTTTTTAATGCAGATTGTAAATTCTTTACTATACTACTGAAATCGTTCCATTCTTCATCTTTAAGTCCTGCTAAATCACCTTCTTTCCTTTTTAATGCAACTACGCAGGTACCTAAATTTTTCTGGTCAGGTGCTAATAAAATAAACCAGTATTCAGTCTCTAAAATTAAGTCCCCGTAATTATGGCCCTTCAGTACTTCAATGTGTTTGGATTTCATATTTATTCCACAGTAGTATGTCTGAAATAATTCTTTAAATCTTTTTTAATTTAATTTATTCTTACAAAATTTTATTAGATAATTAATACTAATTATTACTAGATAAATTTAAATTAATATTCCAATGGTGTAAAAACATGGAATTCATTGATTTTAAAGCTGAAGAAATGGATGAAGAAGAAAAAAAGCGCTTCATTGAAGAACTAAAAAAAGATTGCATCTGTCATGCTTGTCCAACCTACAATACATGTACCCAAAAAAGTAAAGAACTTTTTTATTGCATTTTAGGCAGCAGTGATTGCCCTATTCATGAAAGAAAATGTTTATGCCCGCAAGATTGTCCTGTATACCTGAAATATGGATTTAAAAGTTCTTTTTATTGCTCCAAAGATAAAGATATTAAAAGAAGTAAACTGGTATATGAGAAAAAAGTTTTGAGGGTTTAATTAATATTTATGAAAATAATTATATAAATTATTAATAACTATAACTAACAAATCTATTACAGGTGATATATATGGATAAGTTTGAACAAAAAATGGATGAAATAGGCCAGATGTCCGAAGATGAAAGAAATAAAGCAGTAGAAGACTACAAAAACCAATGCATTTGTCCAACATGTCCTACATACAATGAATGCGCACAAAATGCAAATGAAAGACTATTTTGCGCATTAGGAGCTAGTGAAAACTGCATTAGCGAAAATGATTATGAAACCTGTAAATGTCCTGAATGTCCTCTAGCCCAAGCACTTGATGTTGGAGAAATTTACAACACTTACTGCATAAAAGGAGGAGAATTAGAACAAAGAGAAAAACAACATGAGTTAGACGTAATTACTGGAGGAGAATAACCTCCATATTTTTTTTAATTATAATAATTAACCTCTATTGAGAAAAATATTTATTTTAACATTCACTTATTTTTAATAACATAAAAAGGCGTATTAAATTGACTTCATTAATTTATTCAGATAATTATAAAAACCATAAAACTGGTAGTCATCCTGAAAATCAAAAAAGATTGGATATAATAGTTAATTCCCTTAAAAATGAAGGTATTTGGGATAAAATTGATATATTAACGCCGCAAGCCGCGTCCGAAAAAGATCTTTTAAGAGTTCACACAGAAAGCCATGTGAAATACATTAAAAGTCTATGTGAAGGTGGAGGAGGATATGTTGACTATGATACCTTTGCATCACCTCAAAGCTATGAAACAGCCAAAATAGCGGCTGGTGGTGCGATTAAAGCCGCGGATTTAGCTCTTAATCAGGATATAAATGCTTATTCAATTGCACGGCCCCCTGGCCACCATGCAACTCGAGATAGAGCCATGGGATTTTGCCTTTTTAATAATTTAGCAATTTCACTGGAATATCTTAGAAATATATATAAAATTAAAAAATTCTTAATAGTAGATTTTGATGTTCATTACGGCAATGGAACCGCGTCAATATTCTATGAAGACCCTGATGTCCTCTATATTTCTATTCATCAAGATCCAAGGACTATTTTCCCAGGATCAGGCTTTGTAGAAGAAATTGGTGCTGGGAAAGGTGAAGGATATAATCTCAATATCCCCATGGCCCCCAGATCAACAACTGATGACTATATTTACATGTTAGAGAAAATTCTCGGACCTGCAGCTTCTAAATTTAGTGCTGACTTTTATTTTTTGGACGTGGGTTTTGATGGGCATGTAAATGATCCTCTCTCAAGTTTAGCTCTCACTGATGATTTTTATGAATATATAATAAATAAGATGAGAAGCATTACAAAATCAATGGCTTTAATTTTAGAAGGAGGATATAATTTAGATGTGCTTTCAAGGTGTAACATTAAAATGATAAATGCACTGAATAATATAAACAGTAAAGATTATTATAAACATAAACTGAATGTCAGAGATGTTAACCAAAACACATTTAATCAAATAAAAGATATATTTTCCCCATTTTTTGAATTTTAATGGTGATATTACATGGAAAAATTAAGACTTCGTCAAGCTCAACAACTAATTAAAGAAGCAGGGAAATCCAAAGTCGAATGTGAAAAACTTAAATCCCCCAAGGAAGGGAAAATAAATGCTGATTTGTATGGCGAAATTATAAATGAATTGATTGAAGCTGAAGAATTTATATATTCAAGCAGACCATCCCATAAACTTAATGAAAATGACTCAAATCAGTTCTGTAATAAAATTATAGGGGTAAGAAATAAATTAGATGAACTATTAGCTGATTTTGGTGTGATTGAAAAAGAAAGTGTTGAAGAAAAAATTAAAAAATTATCTGAAGAGTTTTTAATCCTAACAACCAAGAGCAGTTTTAAAAAATCCTTTTCAAAATTCGGAGTTGACCCTCAGCGAATAATTGTGGCTGGAGTGCCTCTTGAGGTGGAGGATATGAAAATTTTGAATCCCAAAATCCCTGAAGCTGCACTTGAAGGAATTTCAAAGAAAATAGAACATGTGAAAAACGATATAGAAAGAAAAATTAGCACTTTCAATCTGGATAAAATTTTTGTAATTGTTGAAACTGATAAAGCCGGTGAAATTCTTTCAAAAAGGGCAAAAGAACTGTATAATGCAAAAATAATTGCCATTGATAACCTGAAAGATACCACTCCAGAAGAATTCATTAATGTAATTTCATAAAAATATATTATTTTTAACTTCTTTTTTTTAAATTACGGCATATAAATAAGTTTTAATGATTTTTTTAATTACATTTATAAATCAGTTGAAATGTATTATGATATAAATTAAATTGAAATAAAATAGTAATCAATTGCATATTGACACTGAAAAAAATAAAGACTTGGCTTAACTATTAAATTCCAAAGCCCAAGGTCATTTAATTGGGGTGAAAAAACTTGTCAATCAAATGTCTTCCAGACACGCAAGATAAAATACCTAAAATTCCCGTGCATCTTACACGAGTCGGTGTTAAAGGGGTAAAAAAACTTCTAAAAATTGAAAGAGAAGGAAAACGACCCATTATACTCTTACCAACCTTTGATGCATATGTGGATCTCCCAAGTAAACAGAGAGGAATCCACATGTCCAGAAATCCAGAAGCAATAAGCGATGTGCTTGAAGAAGTTGTAAACGGTTCAACCGTTGAAATAGAATCACTATGTGCTGAAATAGTAACCCGTCTTCTTAAAAAACACAAATACGCAAGACGAGCAGAAGTAAGCATGAAAAGTGACCTTATGGTTGTTAAAAAGTCACCAGTCACTGATTTAAAGACTCAGGAGATGACCAACATCATGGCAGATGCCACCGGTTACAGAGATGGTGAAGAAATAATAATAAGAAAAATGGTGGGTGCAGAAGTAATAGGAATGACTGCATGCCCATGTGCTCAGGAATCTGTACGTGAAACATCAAAAGAAAAGCTACTTGAATTTTTAGATGAAAAAACAACCGAAAGAGTACTTAATTCTGTTTCTCTTGCTTCTCACAATCAGCGAGGACGTGGAATGATTATGATAGAAGTTCCGCACCAGGCAGTTATACGCGTGGAACAGATTATAAGGATCATTGAAGAATCTATGAGTTCTTCTGTTTGCGAACTCCTTAAAAGACCTGATGAAAATGCTATTGTTGTTCAGGCCCACAATAATCCAATGTTTGTCGAAGATTGTGTTAGAAATATGGTGCAGAAAATTGTAAAAGAATTCAAACATTTCCCTGATGATACTCTTGTCACTGTAACACAGGTTAATGAAGAAAGCATACACAGACACAATGCATTTGCAGAAAAAGTAGCTACTTTAGGCGAGCTCAAGTATGAAATTGAAGCTATGGAAGAAATAAAAAGTAATTAACTATTTTCTAACTAACTGGAGAGGATAATCAGTGATGCAAACAAATAAAATTGCAGGAAAAATCATGACCGCTTTAGAAGCATTTCATGGATCACGGCCAGCTATAGACGCCCATAACATCCTTATTGTAAGAGGAATGTCCAGAAAACGTTTTGATTCAGAAAAAATGGATGTTTTCCTTTCAGATCTTTTTAAGGACATTGGTGCACGCCAGGTTGATATGTTCTCTAAAGAAGGCGGGAACCTCCTGGGCATTATGGATGAAAGAATACGGGAAAACGTACCAATTCAAACTGAAACAGATGTTTCAGGCATTCAAAAGCTTAAACAATCTCTGGAAGCCATGAATTGCCAGGTCGAATATGCTCTTGGGATTCAGAATAATATGGGGATTTTTATTGTTACATGGATTGAAGTAGGTGGAATAGGCCCCCGGTTTGTTGAAGTTGTTGTTGCAAATCTCGAATGAGATTTTATTTTTTATTTTAAGTATAAACAGGGATATCATGGACAAATATTCAAAAGATGAGATAATATCTCTTTTAAATGCAAAGGGCAGAGATATTTTATCTTTATTATCTTCTGCCGAATCATTAAGAGGCACAAATAGAATCACATATTCAAAAAATGTTTTTTTACCTCTTACAGATATTTGCAGGAACGAATGCGGATATTGTACCTTTAAAAAGACTCCTGATAATGAAAATGCAAGAATTTTAATGAGCAAAGAAGAGATATTCAGTATTTTGAATGAAGCCGATAAATATGGATGTAAAGAAGCACTATTTACCTTTGGAGAGCGTCCAGAAGAAACAGAAGAAGTTAAAGTAGCTCTTAAAGATGCAGGTTTCCAGAACATGATTGATTATCTCTATTTTATCTGTGAAGAAACCCTTAATAATACAGGGCTTTTACCCCATAGTAATCCGGGTGTGCTGGAAAAAAAAGAATTAAGAAAACTTAAAGAAGTAAATGCTTCTATGGGCTTAATGTTAGAAACTACAAGTAAAAGACTTATGAAAACAGTAGCTCATGAGAAAAGTCCTGGTAAAGATCCATATTTAAGAATTAAAACCATTAAAAATGCTGGGAAACTGAAAATACCCTTTACAACAGGATTACTTTTAGGGATTGGGGAAACTATAGAAGAACGTGCTGAATCCCTCCTGGAAATAAAGCGCATAAATGATAAATATGGACATATTCAAGAGATTATAATCCAGAATTTCAAACCAAAACCTGGAATTCCCATGGAATCATGGAAAGAACCCTCCCTACTTGAAATGATTAAAATGGTTGCTGTTACCCGGCTTCTTTTTCCAGATATTGGAGTTCAAGTTCCTCCAAATCTAAATAAACGGACTGCCCAGGTATTTCTACTTGCAGGAGCTGATGATTGGGGTGGTGTCTCACCAATTACAAAAGATTACGTTAATCCAGAAGCACCCTGGCCTGAATTAGAGGATCTTAGAATAATGACAGAACAAATGGGTTTATTTTTAGATGAAAGGCTTCCTGTATATGAAAAATTTGTCTCTCCTGAATTTTTAAGCGGTAAAATTTTGAAAAAGATCATTTAATCTATTTTTTATGTTTTTATTTTAAAAATGTCGTTATATATCCCATCAAATTAGTCAATGAAGTAAATATAATAATTTAAAATATCATTTACTTGCAATCAAATTTTTAACTAATTTACGTGTGTAAAGAGCCTCTTCTACTTTAAATTTTATTTGATTTTCTTCAAAAGGCTTCAATAGAAATCCATATGGTTTTGTAGTCCTTATACATCCCATAATTTCCTCGTCATAGAAGGGAAGAATATATACAACCGCTGTATCAAAATCATCACTTATTTTTTTAGCAATCTCAATTACATCGTCTTTATTTTTTAATCCAATATCAATCAATGCTAAATCAGGTTTAATATCTTTAGCTATTTGGAGAGCTTCTTTTTTTGATGAAACTATAAATGGAGATCTGTAACCCCAAAATTTAAACCTTTCTTGAAGATTTAGTGCAGTAAAGGCTTCATTTTCAAAAATTAAAATATTAATATTATTCATATTTACAGCTCCAATACTATTCCAAAATGTAATACTAATTAATATATAATTATTATTTATTATATATAAAATTTAATTATTTAACAGAAATTACTTTAAATCCAAATAAAACAGAAATAAAATCCAATATTTGCTATAATTTTCATTTAAATCCTTGAAAAAGATATATAAAGTTTTTAAATTATTTGATCAAAATGAAATCAATAATAAAAATTAAGGTAATAAATTAACA is from Methanobacterium sp. and encodes:
- a CDS encoding DUF2769 domain-containing protein, with translation MDKFEQKMDEIGQMSEDERNKAVEDYKNQCICPTCPTYNECAQNANERLFCALGASENCISENDYETCKCPECPLAQALDVGEIYNTYCIKGGELEQREKQHELDVITGGE
- a CDS encoding DUF2769 domain-containing protein, with translation MEFIDFKAEEMDEEEKKRFIEELKKDCICHACPTYNTCTQKSKELFYCILGSSDCPIHERKCLCPQDCPVYLKYGFKSSFYCSKDKDIKRSKLVYEKKVLRV
- the cofG gene encoding 7,8-didemethyl-8-hydroxy-5-deazariboflavin synthase CofG yields the protein MDKYSKDEIISLLNAKGRDILSLLSSAESLRGTNRITYSKNVFLPLTDICRNECGYCTFKKTPDNENARILMSKEEIFSILNEADKYGCKEALFTFGERPEETEEVKVALKDAGFQNMIDYLYFICEETLNNTGLLPHSNPGVLEKKELRKLKEVNASMGLMLETTSKRLMKTVAHEKSPGKDPYLRIKTIKNAGKLKIPFTTGLLLGIGETIEERAESLLEIKRINDKYGHIQEIIIQNFKPKPGIPMESWKEPSLLEMIKMVAVTRLLFPDIGVQVPPNLNKRTAQVFLLAGADDWGGVSPITKDYVNPEAPWPELEDLRIMTEQMGLFLDERLPVYEKFVSPEFLSGKILKKII
- the mptA gene encoding GTP cyclohydrolase MptA; protein product: MSIKCLPDTQDKIPKIPVHLTRVGVKGVKKLLKIEREGKRPIILLPTFDAYVDLPSKQRGIHMSRNPEAISDVLEEVVNGSTVEIESLCAEIVTRLLKKHKYARRAEVSMKSDLMVVKKSPVTDLKTQEMTNIMADATGYRDGEEIIIRKMVGAEVIGMTACPCAQESVRETSKEKLLEFLDEKTTERVLNSVSLASHNQRGRGMIMIEVPHQAVIRVEQIIRIIEESMSSSVCELLKRPDENAIVVQAHNNPMFVEDCVRNMVQKIVKEFKHFPDDTLVTVTQVNEESIHRHNAFAEKVATLGELKYEIEAMEEIKSN
- a CDS encoding histone deacetylase, translated to MTSLIYSDNYKNHKTGSHPENQKRLDIIVNSLKNEGIWDKIDILTPQAASEKDLLRVHTESHVKYIKSLCEGGGGYVDYDTFASPQSYETAKIAAGGAIKAADLALNQDINAYSIARPPGHHATRDRAMGFCLFNNLAISLEYLRNIYKIKKFLIVDFDVHYGNGTASIFYEDPDVLYISIHQDPRTIFPGSGFVEEIGAGKGEGYNLNIPMAPRSTTDDYIYMLEKILGPAASKFSADFYFLDVGFDGHVNDPLSSLALTDDFYEYIINKMRSITKSMALILEGGYNLDVLSRCNIKMINALNNINSKDYYKHKLNVRDVNQNTFNQIKDIFSPFFEF
- a CDS encoding MFS transporter, translating into MSNENFKNTVLITVVLGSFLIPFMGTSLNVALPSIGEEFILDAILLSWIPTAFILANAALILPFGRLADIYGRKKIFLYGIITYTFASFLAGISSSGISLLIFSFLQGIGCSMIFGTGVALISSVFQPRERGRAYGIYVAAVYTGIFSGLILGGFLVQQLGWRSIFIFNIPFGILLILIVLFELKFDWMGSKGEKFDFIGSILFFFIIIALMQGFSMLAENLGKFLILTGILGTIVFLKYENRLKYPLLRVSIFKNRIFTISILSILIINIGTTSITFLLSLYLQYLKLLSPEAAGIILVLQPLSVAILSPFAGRMSDKINVRIIASIGMTITTIGLYSFTFLNEYTPLNFIIFGLILVGIGLGLFSSPATNAAMNSVSKKIYGAASATVSTMVFTGQVLSLGVVILIFAIYIGNVQITPQYYPLFLKSTNIAFIVYTVTCFMAIFILLLMDNDKTVSTENS
- a CDS encoding DUF2100 domain-containing protein: MEKLRLRQAQQLIKEAGKSKVECEKLKSPKEGKINADLYGEIINELIEAEEFIYSSRPSHKLNENDSNQFCNKIIGVRNKLDELLADFGVIEKESVEEKIKKLSEEFLILTTKSSFKKSFSKFGVDPQRIIVAGVPLEVEDMKILNPKIPEAALEGISKKIEHVKNDIERKISTFNLDKIFVIVETDKAGEILSKRAKELYNAKIIAIDNLKDTTPEEFINVIS
- a CDS encoding HIT family protein; its protein translation is MKSKHIEVLKGHNYGDLILETEYWFILLAPDQKNLGTCVVALKRKEGDLAGLKDEEWNDFSSIVKNLQSALKNAFSSTMFNWGCLMNSSYLKDPPNPHVHWHFIPRYREKVKYEGLVFEDPFFGFSTMKSKEGVRKIPENVRMKIIEKIRSNLEI
- a CDS encoding DUF2120 family protein; the encoded protein is MQTNKIAGKIMTALEAFHGSRPAIDAHNILIVRGMSRKRFDSEKMDVFLSDLFKDIGARQVDMFSKEGGNLLGIMDERIRENVPIQTETDVSGIQKLKQSLEAMNCQVEYALGIQNNMGIFIVTWIEVGGIGPRFVEVVVANLE